The Kosakonia sacchari SP1 genome includes a window with the following:
- a CDS encoding SDR family oxidoreductase, with product MAEQSPKTTLAPHYPTPPFVEQPQPAPGLASKMKPVPDHGETSYRGSGRLTGRKALITGGDSGIGRAVAIAYAREGADVAINYLPEEESDAAEVIKLIEAEGRKAIAIPGDIRSEAFCQTLVKEAVAKLGGLDILVNNAGRQQFNESILTLSTEDFDATFKTNVYAMFWITKAAVEHLPRGASIINTSSVQAYQPSPILLDYAQTKAAIVAFTKSLAQQLGEKGIRVNAVAPGPYWTPLQSSGGQPQEKVQQFGASAPLGRPGQPAEIAPLYVTMASAESSYTSGQVWCSDGGTGTL from the coding sequence ATGGCAGAGCAAAGCCCTAAAACCACGCTAGCACCGCACTATCCTACTCCTCCGTTTGTCGAACAACCGCAGCCCGCACCGGGTCTTGCCAGCAAAATGAAACCTGTGCCGGATCACGGTGAAACCAGCTACCGGGGTTCCGGACGTTTAACGGGCCGCAAAGCGCTGATTACTGGCGGCGACTCCGGCATTGGCCGGGCAGTTGCCATTGCCTATGCCCGCGAAGGCGCGGATGTGGCGATTAACTACCTGCCGGAAGAGGAATCCGACGCCGCTGAAGTGATCAAACTGATCGAAGCCGAAGGGCGAAAAGCCATCGCCATTCCGGGTGATATCCGCTCAGAAGCGTTTTGCCAGACCCTGGTTAAAGAGGCGGTAGCCAAACTGGGCGGGCTGGATATTCTGGTCAATAACGCCGGTCGCCAGCAGTTTAACGAGTCAATCCTGACACTTTCGACCGAGGATTTTGACGCCACCTTTAAAACCAACGTCTATGCGATGTTCTGGATAACCAAAGCCGCAGTGGAGCATCTGCCGCGCGGAGCCAGCATTATCAACACCTCTTCGGTGCAGGCATACCAGCCAAGCCCGATTTTGCTGGATTACGCGCAGACCAAAGCGGCGATTGTGGCGTTCACCAAATCTCTGGCACAGCAGCTGGGTGAAAAAGGCATTCGCGTCAATGCGGTGGCGCCTGGCCCTTACTGGACACCGCTGCAGTCGAGCGGCGGTCAGCCGCAGGAAAAAGTGCAGCAGTTCGGTGCCAGCGCGCCGCTGGGCCGCCCTGGTCAGCCCGCAGAAATTGCCCCGCTGTATGTCACCATGGCCTCGGCAGAAAGCAGCTACACCTCCGGGCAGGTTTGGTGTTCTGACGGGGGGACCGGCACGCTGTAA
- a CDS encoding 6-phospho-beta-glucosidase, translated as MSVFPQGFLWGGALAANQSEGGYLEGGKGLTTVDMIPHGANRLPVKLGQEKRFTLRDDEFYPSHEAIDFYHRYKEDIALMAEMGFSVFRTSIAWSRLYPKGDELTPNPEGIAFYRAVFEECKKYNIEPLVTLCHFDVPMHLVIEYGSWRNRKMVEFFTRYARTCFEAFDGLVKYWLTFNEINIMLHSPFSGAGLVFEEGENQDQVKYQAAHHELIASALATKIAHEVNPQNQVGCMLAGGNFYPYSCKPADVWTALEKDRENLFFIDVQARGSYPAYSARVFREKGVTIVKEAGDDEILKNTVDFVSFSYYASRCASADMNANNTSAANIVKSLRNPHIEVSEWGWGIDPLGLRITMNMMYDRYQKPLFLVENGLGAKDELNANGEVEDDYRISYLREHIRAMGDAIEDGIPVIGYTSWGCIDLVAASTGEMSKRYGFVYVDRDDAGNGTLARRRKKSFWWYKKVIASNGADLD; from the coding sequence ATGTCAGTATTTCCGCAAGGATTTTTATGGGGCGGCGCGCTTGCCGCCAACCAGTCGGAAGGGGGTTATCTGGAGGGCGGCAAAGGGCTGACCACCGTGGATATGATCCCGCACGGCGCGAACCGTCTGCCGGTGAAACTGGGACAGGAAAAACGCTTTACGCTGCGCGATGACGAATTTTACCCAAGCCACGAGGCGATCGATTTTTATCATCGCTACAAAGAAGATATCGCGTTGATGGCGGAGATGGGTTTTTCGGTGTTTCGTACCTCGATTGCCTGGAGCCGTCTGTATCCGAAAGGTGACGAACTGACGCCGAACCCGGAAGGGATCGCGTTCTATCGCGCGGTGTTTGAAGAGTGCAAAAAGTACAATATCGAACCGCTGGTCACGCTGTGCCACTTCGATGTGCCGATGCATCTGGTCATTGAATATGGCTCATGGCGTAACCGCAAAATGGTGGAGTTTTTCACCCGTTACGCGCGTACCTGCTTTGAAGCGTTTGACGGGCTGGTGAAATACTGGCTGACTTTCAACGAGATCAACATCATGTTGCACAGCCCGTTCTCCGGCGCGGGGCTGGTGTTCGAAGAGGGTGAAAATCAGGATCAGGTGAAATACCAGGCGGCGCACCATGAGCTGATTGCCAGCGCGCTGGCAACGAAAATCGCCCATGAAGTGAACCCGCAGAATCAGGTGGGCTGCATGCTGGCGGGCGGGAATTTCTACCCCTACTCCTGCAAACCGGCCGACGTATGGACGGCGCTGGAAAAAGATCGCGAAAACCTGTTCTTTATCGATGTGCAGGCGCGCGGCAGCTATCCGGCCTACTCCGCGCGCGTGTTCCGCGAAAAAGGCGTTACCATTGTGAAAGAGGCGGGTGATGACGAGATCCTGAAGAATACCGTCGATTTTGTCTCCTTCAGTTATTACGCTTCGCGCTGTGCGTCGGCAGATATGAACGCCAACAACACCAGCGCCGCCAACATCGTGAAATCACTGCGTAACCCGCACATTGAAGTGAGCGAATGGGGCTGGGGCATCGATCCGCTGGGGCTGCGCATCACCATGAACATGATGTACGACCGCTACCAGAAACCGCTGTTCCTGGTGGAAAACGGCCTCGGCGCGAAAGATGAACTCAACGCCAACGGCGAAGTGGAAGATGATTACCGCATCAGTTACCTGCGCGAGCATATCCGCGCGATGGGCGACGCCATCGAAGATGGCATTCCGGTTATCGGTTACACCAGTTGGGGCTGTATCGATCTGGTGGCGGCATCAACCGGCGAAATGAGCAAGCGCTACGGTTTTGTCTATGTTGACCGCGATGATGCCGGGAACGGTACGCTGGCACGCCGCCGTAAAAAATCGTTCTGGTGGTATAAGAAAGTGATCGCCAGCAACGGGGCGGATCTCGACTAA
- the ascF gene encoding PTS cellobiose/arbutin/salicin transporter subunit IIBC: MAKNYAALAHSVVDALGGAENIAAVTHCMTRLRFVVKDETRIDAPTLKSVSGVMGVVRNDNQCQVIIGNTVSQAFREVVSLLPQDMQPVEVQTKQKLTLRRIGAGILDALIGTMSPLIPAIIGGSMVKLLAMVLEMSGALPKGSSTLTILTVIGDGAFFFLPLMVAASAAVKFKTNMSLAIAIAGVLVHPSFVDLMAKAAQGEHVEFALIPVTAVKYTYTVIPALVMTWCLSYIERWVDRITPAVTKNFLKPMLIVLIAAPLAIVLIGPLGIWIGSAISALVYTIHGYLGWLSVAIMGALWPLLVMTGMHRVFTPTIIQTIAETGKEGMVMPSEIGANLSLGGSSLAVAWKTKNPELRQTAMAAAASAILAGISEPALYGVAVRLKRPLIASLISGFVCGAVAGIAGLASHSMAAPGLFTSVQFFDPANPMSIVWVFGVMALAVVLSFVLTLLLGFEDIPVETENKPQAAEPVTVKEARA, translated from the coding sequence ATGGCAAAGAATTATGCCGCGCTGGCCCACTCGGTGGTGGACGCGCTGGGCGGAGCCGAGAATATCGCCGCTGTAACGCACTGCATGACGCGTCTGCGCTTTGTAGTGAAAGACGAAACCCGTATCGACGCGCCAACGCTTAAAAGCGTCAGCGGCGTCATGGGTGTGGTACGCAACGACAATCAGTGCCAGGTGATCATCGGCAACACCGTTTCCCAGGCGTTTCGCGAGGTGGTCAGCCTGCTGCCGCAAGATATGCAGCCGGTTGAAGTACAGACTAAGCAAAAACTGACGTTGCGCCGTATTGGCGCGGGCATTCTTGATGCCTTGATCGGCACCATGTCGCCGCTGATCCCGGCGATCATCGGCGGGTCGATGGTCAAACTGCTGGCAATGGTGCTGGAAATGTCCGGCGCATTGCCAAAAGGCTCCTCCACGCTGACGATTTTGACGGTGATTGGCGATGGCGCTTTCTTCTTCCTGCCATTGATGGTGGCGGCCTCTGCGGCGGTGAAATTCAAAACCAATATGTCGCTGGCGATCGCCATCGCCGGGGTGCTGGTGCATCCGAGCTTTGTCGATCTGATGGCGAAAGCCGCGCAGGGCGAGCACGTTGAGTTCGCGCTGATTCCGGTAACGGCGGTGAAATACACCTATACGGTGATCCCGGCGCTGGTGATGACCTGGTGCCTGTCGTATATCGAACGCTGGGTGGATCGTATTACGCCGGCGGTGACGAAAAACTTCTTAAAACCGATGTTGATCGTGCTGATTGCCGCGCCGCTGGCGATTGTGCTGATTGGCCCGCTCGGTATCTGGATCGGTAGCGCGATTTCCGCGCTGGTCTATACCATTCACGGCTATCTCGGCTGGCTCTCGGTTGCCATTATGGGCGCACTGTGGCCGCTGCTGGTGATGACCGGTATGCACCGTGTTTTCACCCCAACCATTATTCAAACCATCGCGGAAACCGGCAAAGAGGGCATGGTCATGCCGTCAGAAATCGGCGCGAACCTGTCGCTCGGCGGCTCTTCGCTGGCGGTGGCATGGAAAACCAAAAACCCGGAACTGCGCCAGACCGCAATGGCGGCAGCGGCTTCGGCGATTCTGGCCGGTATTTCTGAACCGGCGCTCTACGGTGTGGCGGTGCGTCTGAAACGCCCGCTGATTGCGAGTTTAATTAGCGGTTTTGTCTGCGGCGCGGTCGCGGGTATCGCCGGGCTGGCCAGCCACTCGATGGCGGCACCGGGATTATTCACCAGCGTGCAGTTCTTCGACCCGGCCAACCCGATGTCCATCGTCTGGGTGTTCGGCGTGATGGCGCTGGCGGTAGTGTTGTCTTTCGTATTGACGCTGCTACTCGGGTTTGAAGATATTCCCGTGGAAACCGAGAACAAACCGCAAGCGGCTGAGCCAGTCACTGTAAAAGAAGCACGAGCCTGA
- a CDS encoding LacI family DNA-binding transcriptional regulator, giving the protein MATMQEVAKRAGVSKATVSRVLTGKGYVGEETKARVFQAIAESGYRPNLLARSLASSKTQTLGLVVTNTLYHGVYFSELLSHAARMTEDKGRRLLLADGKHSAEEERQAIQYLLDLRCDAIIIYPRFLSVDELDEIIDNHSQPIVVLNRRLRKHASHCVYSDQKASSMNVVSRLISRGHRDIAFITGSLDSPTGIERLSGYKDALAQHGIEVRNELIAEGKWTPASGAQGVAELLSRKATFSALVASNDDMAIGAIKQLHESQLAVPRQVSVVGFDDIAIAPFTVPALSSVKIPVTEMIKETINRLIFMLDGGDFHYQQTFPGELITRDSIINGPHA; this is encoded by the coding sequence ATGGCGACAATGCAGGAAGTAGCAAAGCGGGCTGGCGTGTCGAAAGCCACCGTTTCCCGCGTGCTGACAGGCAAAGGGTATGTCGGCGAAGAGACGAAAGCGCGCGTCTTTCAGGCGATTGCCGAAAGTGGTTATCGCCCGAATTTGCTGGCGCGCAGCCTGGCTTCCAGCAAAACCCAAACTCTCGGGCTGGTGGTCACCAACACCCTCTATCACGGCGTTTACTTTAGCGAGCTGCTTTCCCACGCCGCGCGCATGACCGAAGATAAAGGCCGCCGATTGCTGCTGGCAGATGGCAAACACAGCGCCGAAGAGGAGCGCCAGGCGATCCAGTACCTGCTCGATTTACGCTGTGACGCGATCATTATTTATCCGCGCTTTCTTAGCGTCGATGAACTCGATGAGATTATCGATAACCACTCGCAGCCCATCGTGGTACTCAACCGCCGGTTGCGTAAACATGCCAGCCACTGCGTTTACTCTGACCAGAAAGCCTCCAGCATGAACGTGGTGTCGCGGCTTATCTCCCGTGGCCACCGCGATATTGCGTTTATTACCGGTTCGCTGGATTCCCCCACCGGTATTGAACGTTTATCGGGCTATAAAGACGCGCTGGCGCAGCACGGGATTGAGGTGCGTAATGAGTTGATCGCCGAAGGAAAATGGACGCCAGCCAGCGGCGCGCAGGGCGTGGCGGAGCTGCTCTCTCGTAAGGCGACCTTCAGCGCGCTGGTGGCGAGCAATGACGATATGGCCATTGGCGCGATTAAACAGCTACATGAAAGCCAACTTGCGGTACCCCGTCAGGTGTCAGTGGTGGGGTTTGATGATATCGCCATTGCGCCATTTACCGTGCCGGCGCTCTCCAGCGTGAAAATCCCGGTCACCGAGATGATTAAAGAGACGATTAACCGCTTGATCTTTATGCTTGATGGCGGCGATTTTCACTACCAGCAAACCTTTCCCGGCGAGCTCATCACTCGCGATTCTATCATTAACGGCCCGCACGCCTGA
- the hydN gene encoding electron transport protein HydN, which translates to MNRFIMADAAKCIGCRTCEVACVVSHQENQDCAALTPETFLPRIHVIKGVNVSTATLCRQCEDAPCANVCPNGAISRDEGFVHVMQERCIGCKTCVVACPYGAMEVVVRPVIRHSGAGLNVRAEKAEANKCDLCHHSESGPACMQACPTNALVCVDRNLLEQMSAEKRRRAALDGAVSLVF; encoded by the coding sequence ATGAACCGATTTATTATGGCTGACGCAGCAAAATGCATCGGCTGTCGCACCTGTGAGGTCGCCTGCGTGGTGTCTCATCAGGAAAACCAGGATTGCGCGGCGCTCACCCCTGAGACGTTTCTGCCGCGTATTCACGTCATCAAAGGTGTCAATGTGTCGACGGCGACATTGTGCCGTCAGTGCGAAGACGCACCCTGCGCCAATGTCTGCCCGAACGGCGCCATTAGCCGCGACGAAGGGTTTGTGCATGTGATGCAGGAGCGCTGCATTGGCTGCAAAACCTGTGTAGTCGCGTGCCCGTACGGTGCGATGGAAGTGGTAGTGCGCCCGGTTATTCGCCACAGCGGCGCAGGCCTGAATGTGCGCGCGGAGAAAGCCGAAGCCAACAAATGCGATTTGTGCCACCACAGCGAAAGCGGCCCCGCTTGTATGCAGGCCTGCCCGACCAACGCGCTGGTGTGTGTCGATCGCAACTTACTGGAACAGATGAGCGCGGAAAAACGTCGTCGCGCCGCGCTGGATGGCGCCGTTTCCCTGGTGTTCTAA
- the fdhF gene encoding formate dehydrogenase subunit alpha yields the protein MKKITSVCPYCGAGCKLKLVVDNGKIIRAEAANGHTNQNELCLKGYYGWDFLNDTKLLTPRLTQPMIRYEKGGKLTPVSWDEAIRYTAKRLSDIKAKYGPRAIMTTGSSRGTGNETNYVMQKFARGVLNTNNVDCCARVCHGPSVAGLQETLGNGAMSNSISDIENSSCLLVFGYNCADSHPIVARRVIKAKQKGAKIIVCDPRRIETARIADQHLQLNNGCNMALVNAFGYVLLEEELYDKDYVASFTTGLEAYRETVKDYAPEAVEHITGVPAKQVRQAMRTYAAAPSATIMWGMGVTQFGQAVDVVKGLSSLALLTGNLGREHVGVGPVRGQNNVQGACDMGVIPNQFPGYQDVVNPEVRAKFAKAWGIDPAVMDDKVGVRITEVPHLALEGKVKAYYIMGEDPLQTEADLGLVRKGFEALDFVVVQDIFMTKTAEQADVLLPATSWGEHGGVFTCADRGFQRFEKAIEPKYNVKRDWEIISLIATAMGYPMHYDNNQQIWDELRELCPLFYGVTYEKMGDMGHVQWPCPTLDHPGTPYLYQNNKFDTPDGKGHLFAAQWRAPAERPDDEFPLVLCTVREVGHYSCRSMTGNCAALQTLADEPGFVQINPDDAAALGVQDRQLVWVESRRGKVITRADVSERVNHGSVYMTYQWWIGACNELTQDNLDPISKTPETKYCAVRVSAINDQRWAEEYTQSTYQQMKSRLLNAAMQ from the coding sequence ATGAAAAAAATTACGAGCGTATGCCCTTACTGTGGCGCTGGCTGCAAACTGAAACTGGTCGTGGATAACGGAAAAATCATCCGTGCGGAAGCGGCCAACGGCCACACTAACCAGAACGAACTGTGCCTGAAAGGCTACTACGGCTGGGATTTCCTCAACGACACCAAACTGCTGACGCCGCGTCTGACCCAGCCGATGATCCGCTACGAAAAAGGCGGCAAACTCACACCGGTTAGCTGGGATGAAGCGATCCGCTATACCGCCAAACGCCTTAGCGATATCAAAGCGAAATATGGCCCGCGCGCCATTATGACTACCGGCTCGTCACGCGGCACAGGCAATGAAACCAACTATGTCATGCAAAAATTTGCCCGCGGCGTGCTCAATACCAACAATGTCGACTGCTGCGCGCGCGTTTGCCACGGCCCGTCTGTTGCCGGGTTACAGGAAACGCTTGGCAACGGTGCGATGAGTAACTCCATCAGCGATATCGAAAATTCCAGTTGTTTGCTGGTATTTGGTTATAACTGTGCTGATTCACACCCGATCGTCGCGCGCCGGGTGATCAAAGCTAAACAGAAAGGGGCGAAAATCATTGTTTGCGATCCGCGCCGCATCGAAACCGCGCGTATTGCCGACCAGCACCTGCAACTGAATAACGGCTGCAATATGGCGCTGGTCAACGCCTTTGGTTATGTGCTGCTCGAAGAAGAACTTTACGACAAAGATTACGTTGCCAGCTTTACCACCGGGCTTGAGGCGTACCGCGAAACGGTAAAAGATTACGCGCCGGAAGCGGTGGAACACATTACCGGCGTGCCGGCAAAACAGGTACGTCAGGCGATGCGCACCTATGCTGCCGCGCCGTCGGCCACCATTATGTGGGGCATGGGCGTAACGCAGTTTGGCCAGGCGGTGGACGTGGTGAAAGGGCTCTCCAGCCTGGCGCTGCTCACCGGTAATCTTGGTCGTGAACATGTTGGTGTTGGCCCGGTACGCGGGCAAAACAACGTGCAGGGCGCGTGCGACATGGGTGTGATCCCCAACCAGTTCCCTGGCTATCAGGATGTGGTAAACCCGGAAGTACGCGCTAAATTCGCCAAAGCCTGGGGCATCGACCCGGCGGTGATGGACGACAAAGTTGGCGTGCGCATTACCGAAGTGCCGCATCTGGCGCTGGAAGGCAAAGTGAAAGCCTACTACATCATGGGCGAAGATCCGTTGCAGACCGAAGCGGATTTGGGCCTGGTGCGTAAAGGCTTTGAAGCGCTCGATTTTGTGGTGGTGCAGGACATCTTTATGACCAAAACCGCCGAGCAAGCCGATGTGCTGCTCCCCGCCACTTCCTGGGGCGAGCATGGTGGCGTGTTTACCTGCGCCGATCGCGGTTTCCAGCGTTTTGAAAAAGCCATCGAGCCGAAGTACAACGTCAAGCGCGACTGGGAAATCATTAGCCTGATCGCCACGGCAATGGGCTACCCGATGCACTACGACAACAACCAGCAAATCTGGGATGAGCTGCGCGAGTTGTGCCCGCTATTTTACGGTGTGACCTACGAAAAAATGGGCGATATGGGACACGTTCAGTGGCCTTGCCCAACGCTGGATCACCCCGGCACGCCATACCTGTATCAGAACAACAAATTCGATACGCCGGACGGCAAAGGCCATCTTTTTGCTGCCCAGTGGCGTGCGCCAGCGGAACGCCCGGATGATGAGTTCCCACTGGTGCTCTGCACGGTGCGTGAAGTCGGGCACTACTCTTGCCGCTCAATGACCGGTAACTGTGCGGCGCTGCAAACACTCGCCGATGAACCCGGTTTTGTGCAGATTAACCCGGACGATGCGGCGGCGCTGGGCGTGCAGGATCGCCAACTGGTGTGGGTTGAGTCGCGCCGTGGCAAGGTGATCACCCGCGCGGATGTTAGCGAGCGCGTCAATCACGGCAGTGTGTATATGACTTATCAGTGGTGGATTGGTGCGTGTAATGAACTGACGCAGGATAATCTGGATCCGATTTCAAAAACGCCGGAGACCAAATATTGCGCAGTTCGGGTGAGTGCGATCAACGATCAGCGCTGGGCCGAAGAGTACACTCAGAGCACTTATCAACAGATGAAGAGTCGATTGCTCAATGCAGCAATGCAATGA
- the hypF gene encoding carbamoyltransferase HypF — MQQCNDDTVNSNGVCLRVYGKVQGVGFRPFVWQLAQQLGLKGDVCNDAQGVEVRLLGNEREFLALLQQQCPPLARIDMVTSAPFCWSVLPLDFAIRHSAGGAMNTQIVPDAATCPACLAEMNDPSERRYRYPFINCTHCGPRFTIIHAMPYDRPNTAMASFPLCPVCEAEYRDPLDRRFHAQPVACHECGPALEWRSGEQHARGEAALQAAIALLKSGGVVAVKGIGGFHLACDATSQAAVMHLRARKHRPAKPLAVMLPGAEGVTTQAQRLLATPAAPIVLVEKERVSGLCEAIAPGLDEVGVMLPANPLQHLLAQELQRPLVMTSGNLSGKPPVISNDEALSDLADIADGFLLHNRDIVQRMDDSVVRASGEMLRRSRGYVPDAMSLPPGFNDLPPMLCLGADLKNTFCLLRGNSAVPGQHFGDLTDEGVEAQWRSALRLMQDIYDFHPEQVVVDAHPGYRTHQWASSYGLPVQTVLHHHAHAAACLGEHGWPLEGGDVIAITLDGIGMGEGGELWGGECLRVNYRECEHVGGLPAVALPGGDLAAQQPWRNLLAQMLEFVPDWQRYPETADIQRQNWPMLARAIERGVNAPKASSCGRLFDAIACALGCAPLHLSYEGEAACQLEALAASVASVEHPVQMPLCGTMLDLAAFWQSWLNWQATPAERAWAFHDALAQGLAVLVRQEAALRGIHVLVFSGGVMHNRLLKKRLQHYLAEFTLLFAHQLPAGDGGIAFGQGLVAAARAIPPAL, encoded by the coding sequence ATGCAGCAATGCAATGATGACACGGTCAACAGCAACGGTGTCTGTTTGCGCGTGTACGGAAAAGTACAAGGGGTGGGCTTCCGCCCCTTTGTCTGGCAACTGGCGCAACAGCTCGGGCTGAAAGGCGATGTCTGTAACGATGCGCAGGGCGTGGAGGTTCGCCTGCTCGGCAATGAGCGCGAATTTCTCGCCCTGTTGCAGCAACAGTGCCCGCCGTTGGCGCGCATTGATATGGTGACCAGCGCGCCGTTTTGCTGGTCCGTTTTACCGCTTGATTTCGCCATTCGCCACAGTGCGGGTGGCGCAATGAATACCCAAATTGTTCCCGACGCGGCAACCTGTCCGGCTTGCCTCGCGGAGATGAACGACCCTTCTGAACGCCGTTACCGCTACCCATTTATTAACTGCACCCACTGCGGGCCGCGCTTCACCATTATTCACGCCATGCCCTATGACCGGCCTAACACCGCGATGGCGAGCTTTCCGTTGTGCCCCGTTTGCGAAGCCGAGTACCGCGATCCGCTGGACCGGCGTTTTCACGCTCAGCCCGTGGCCTGTCATGAATGCGGCCCCGCGCTTGAATGGCGCAGCGGCGAACAGCATGCACGCGGGGAAGCAGCACTCCAGGCGGCAATCGCGCTGCTAAAAAGCGGCGGTGTTGTTGCGGTAAAAGGCATTGGTGGTTTTCATCTCGCCTGCGATGCAACGAGCCAGGCGGCGGTGATGCATCTGCGCGCGCGAAAACATCGCCCGGCAAAACCGCTGGCGGTGATGTTACCCGGCGCGGAAGGCGTGACGACGCAGGCGCAGCGCTTACTTGCGACGCCCGCCGCACCCATTGTGCTGGTGGAAAAAGAGCGCGTGAGCGGGCTGTGCGAGGCAATTGCGCCTGGCCTTGATGAAGTGGGCGTCATGCTGCCTGCCAATCCGCTGCAACACCTGCTAGCGCAAGAATTACAGCGCCCGCTGGTGATGACGTCTGGCAATCTCAGCGGAAAACCGCCCGTAATCAGTAATGACGAGGCGTTAAGCGATCTGGCGGATATCGCCGACGGCTTTTTGCTGCACAATCGCGATATTGTCCAGCGCATGGATGATTCCGTGGTGCGTGCGAGCGGGGAGATGCTGCGCCGTTCACGTGGCTATGTGCCGGATGCGATGTCGTTGCCGCCGGGGTTTAACGATCTTCCGCCGATGCTTTGCCTGGGAGCAGATCTGAAAAACACCTTTTGCCTGCTGCGCGGTAACAGCGCTGTGCCGGGTCAGCATTTTGGCGATCTCACCGATGAAGGCGTCGAAGCGCAGTGGCGCAGTGCGCTGCGCCTGATGCAGGATATTTACGACTTCCACCCGGAGCAGGTGGTGGTAGACGCTCATCCGGGTTACCGCACGCATCAATGGGCCAGCAGCTATGGCCTGCCGGTGCAGACCGTGCTGCATCATCACGCTCATGCCGCAGCCTGCCTCGGTGAACACGGCTGGCCGCTGGAAGGCGGTGATGTCATTGCAATAACGCTTGATGGCATCGGTATGGGCGAAGGCGGCGAGCTGTGGGGCGGCGAATGTCTGCGGGTCAATTACCGCGAGTGTGAACACGTAGGTGGGTTACCGGCGGTGGCGCTCCCCGGCGGGGATTTAGCCGCGCAGCAGCCGTGGCGCAACTTGCTGGCGCAGATGCTGGAGTTTGTTCCTGACTGGCAGCGCTACCCGGAAACCGCCGATATCCAGCGGCAGAACTGGCCGATGCTGGCGCGCGCAATTGAGCGCGGCGTTAATGCGCCGAAAGCCTCATCCTGCGGGCGCTTATTTGATGCTATTGCCTGTGCACTGGGTTGTGCGCCGCTGCACCTGAGTTATGAAGGCGAAGCGGCCTGCCAACTGGAAGCGCTGGCGGCGAGCGTGGCGTCTGTTGAACATCCGGTTCAGATGCCTCTTTGCGGAACCATGCTGGATTTGGCGGCGTTCTGGCAAAGCTGGCTGAACTGGCAGGCTACACCAGCCGAACGCGCATGGGCATTTCATGATGCGCTGGCGCAGGGGCTGGCCGTGCTGGTGCGGCAGGAAGCGGCACTGCGTGGCATTCATGTGCTGGTGTTCAGCGGCGGCGTAATGCATAACCGCCTGCTGAAAAAACGCTTACAGCACTATCTTGCGGAGTTTACTTTGCTGTTTGCGCACCAGCTCCCGGCCGGTGATGGCGGTATTGCCTTCGGCCAGGGTCTGGTAGCGGCAGCGCGGGCTATACCGCCAGCGCTTTAA
- the norW gene encoding NADH:flavorubredoxin reductase NorW: protein MSAGIVIIGSGFAARTLVKNIRKLDSAIPLTLIAADGMEEYNKPDLSHVISQAQRAEDLIRQSAGEFAEQYNLRLFPYTFVSAIDTQARVVKSADKQWQYDKLVLATGAKAFVPPLPGREKMLTLNSLQEYHASETTLRDASRVLIVGAGLIGCELAMDFRRAGKTVTVLDNAASILPSLMPPEVSGRLQHCLTAQGVRLLLQSRLVQLDEHEQGVRARLDDDRYIDADVVVAATGLSPQVSLAQNAGLEVGRGIVVDGTLQTSHPHIFALGDCAQINGQVLPFLQPIQLSAMTMAKNLTGNSTQLVLPAMLVKVKTPLMPLHLAGETHRTDLRWHIATGADGMVAKGLDTEGKLRAFVVSEDRMKEAFALLKALAV from the coding sequence ATGAGCGCAGGTATTGTCATTATCGGTTCGGGCTTCGCCGCCCGAACATTGGTGAAAAACATCCGCAAACTGGACAGCGCCATACCATTGACGCTGATCGCCGCCGATGGCATGGAAGAGTATAACAAGCCGGATCTCAGCCATGTGATTAGCCAGGCGCAACGTGCTGAGGATCTGATTCGCCAGTCGGCGGGCGAGTTCGCTGAGCAATATAATCTGCGGCTGTTCCCGTACACCTTTGTCAGCGCCATCGACACGCAAGCGCGGGTGGTGAAAAGCGCCGACAAACAGTGGCAATACGACAAACTGGTGCTGGCTACGGGGGCAAAGGCGTTCGTTCCGCCGCTGCCGGGTCGTGAAAAAATGCTCACGCTTAATAGCTTGCAGGAGTATCACGCCAGTGAAACCACCCTGCGTGATGCCAGCCGCGTGCTGATTGTGGGTGCCGGGCTGATAGGCTGCGAGCTGGCGATGGATTTTCGCCGCGCGGGCAAAACCGTGACCGTGCTGGATAACGCAGCCAGTATTCTGCCTTCGTTAATGCCGCCGGAAGTGAGTGGCCGCCTGCAACACTGCCTGACGGCGCAGGGCGTGCGCCTGCTGCTGCAATCGCGTTTAGTGCAACTCGATGAGCATGAACAGGGGGTGCGTGCGCGGCTGGATGATGACCGTTATATCGATGCGGATGTGGTCGTCGCCGCCACCGGGCTGTCGCCGCAGGTGTCGCTGGCGCAGAACGCCGGGCTGGAGGTTGGGCGCGGGATCGTGGTGGACGGCACGCTGCAAACCAGCCATCCACACATCTTCGCACTCGGTGACTGTGCGCAGATTAACGGCCAGGTGCTGCCGTTCCTGCAACCGATTCAACTGAGCGCGATGACGATGGCGAAAAACCTCACCGGCAACAGCACGCAACTGGTGCTGCCCGCGATGCTGGTGAAGGTGAAAACGCCGCTGATGCCGCTGCATCTGGCCGGGGAAACGCACCGCACCGATCTGCGCTGGCACATTGCCACCGGGGCCGATGGCATGGTGGCAAAAGGGCTGGACACAGAAGGTAAACTGCGCGCGTTTGTGGTCAGCGAAGACAGAATGAAAGAGGCGTTTGCCCTGCTTAAAGCGCTGGCGGTATAG